One window of the Manihot esculenta cultivar AM560-2 chromosome 14, M.esculenta_v8, whole genome shotgun sequence genome contains the following:
- the LOC110600608 gene encoding 50S ribosomal protein L18 isoform X3, with translation MPIIARLQVYCAPRSFFGVEDFLDDDNSRPYTYQKEKKSKNPNKHMSFKQRTKAYMEPFTLDILISKRFVTASLTHRVTSKQVAVAGTNSKDIKAALKSRSDIPACLAIGRILADRAREADVYTASYTPRERDKFEGKIRAVVQSLIDNGIDVKAYLD, from the coding sequence ATGCCAATTATTGCTCGGCTGCAGGTTTATTGTGCACCGAGAAGCTTCTTTGGGGTGGAAGATTTCCTCGATGACGACAATAGCAGGCCATATACATACcagaaagaaaagaagtcaAAAAACCCCAACAAGCATATGTCATTTAAGCAACGGACCAAAGCATACATGGAACCATTTACACTTGACATATTAATCTCAAAGCGCTTTGTTACAGCATCACTCACGCACAGAGTAACAAGTAAGCAGGTTGCAGTTGCTGGTACTAACTCTAAAGACATTAAAGCTGCTCTCAAGTCCAGGTCAGACATACCAGCATGCTTGGCCATTGGTCGCATTTTAGCCGACAGGGCACGAGAAGCTGATGTGTACACTGCTTCTTACACCCCAAGAGAGAGGGACAAGTTTGAAGGGAAGATCAGAGCTGTGGTTCAGTCTCTTATTGATAATGGAATTGATGTTAAAGCTTATCTTGATTGA
- the LOC110600608 gene encoding 50S ribosomal protein L18 isoform X2 yields the protein MLKQVLGKVLNKGSCASGGDKLRALFYVPITGFHNGQVYCAPRSFFGVEDFLDDDNSRPYTYQKEKKSKNPNKHMSFKQRTKAYMEPFTLDILISKRFVTASLTHRVTSKQVAVAGTNSKDIKAALKSRSDIPACLAIGRILADRAREADVYTASYTPRERDKFEGKIRAVVQSLIDNGIDVKAYLD from the exons ATGTTGAAGCAAGTGCTTGGCAAGGTTTTGAACAAGGGTTCTTGTGCAAGTGGAGGAGACAAGCTTAGAGCTCTCTTTTATGTGCCCATCACAGGCTTCCACAATGGACAG GTTTATTGTGCACCGAGAAGCTTCTTTGGGGTGGAAGATTTCCTCGATGACGACAATAGCAGGCCATATACATACcagaaagaaaagaagtcaAAAAACCCCAACAAGCATATGTCATTTAAGCAACGGACCAAAGCATACATGGAACCATTTACACTTGACATATTAATCTCAAAGCGCTTTGTTACAGCATCACTCACGCACAGAGTAACAAGTAAGCAGGTTGCAGTTGCTGGTACTAACTCTAAAGACATTAAAGCTGCTCTCAAGTCCAGGTCAGACATACCAGCATGCTTGGCCATTGGTCGCATTTTAGCCGACAGGGCACGAGAAGCTGATGTGTACACTGCTTCTTACACCCCAAGAGAGAGGGACAAGTTTGAAGGGAAGATCAGAGCTGTGGTTCAGTCTCTTATTGATAATGGAATTGATGTTAAAGCTTATCTTGATTGA
- the LOC110600608 gene encoding 50S ribosomal protein L18 isoform X1, with the protein MFKLKKENLKQQNGTKCKNTRDWLFAHMLKQVLGKVLNKGSCASGGDKLRALFYVPITGFHNGQVYCAPRSFFGVEDFLDDDNSRPYTYQKEKKSKNPNKHMSFKQRTKAYMEPFTLDILISKRFVTASLTHRVTSKQVAVAGTNSKDIKAALKSRSDIPACLAIGRILADRAREADVYTASYTPRERDKFEGKIRAVVQSLIDNGIDVKAYLD; encoded by the exons TTTaaacttaaaaaagaaaatctgaAGCAGCAAAATGGAACAAAATGCAAGAACA CAAGGGACTGGCTGTTTGCACATATGTTGAAGCAAGTGCTTGGCAAGGTTTTGAACAAGGGTTCTTGTGCAAGTGGAGGAGACAAGCTTAGAGCTCTCTTTTATGTGCCCATCACAGGCTTCCACAATGGACAG GTTTATTGTGCACCGAGAAGCTTCTTTGGGGTGGAAGATTTCCTCGATGACGACAATAGCAGGCCATATACATACcagaaagaaaagaagtcaAAAAACCCCAACAAGCATATGTCATTTAAGCAACGGACCAAAGCATACATGGAACCATTTACACTTGACATATTAATCTCAAAGCGCTTTGTTACAGCATCACTCACGCACAGAGTAACAAGTAAGCAGGTTGCAGTTGCTGGTACTAACTCTAAAGACATTAAAGCTGCTCTCAAGTCCAGGTCAGACATACCAGCATGCTTGGCCATTGGTCGCATTTTAGCCGACAGGGCACGAGAAGCTGATGTGTACACTGCTTCTTACACCCCAAGAGAGAGGGACAAGTTTGAAGGGAAGATCAGAGCTGTGGTTCAGTCTCTTATTGATAATGGAATTGATGTTAAAGCTTATCTTGATTGA